A region of the Gemmatimonadaceae bacterium genome:
CCGCAGAGCGGCGCTATCGTCGACGTCGAGTCGTATTGCTTTCGCCGTGAAGAGTCGTCTGAGCTCGGGCGAATGCAAGCGTTCCGGATGCGTGAGTACGTCTGCATCGGCGCGCCCGAGACCGCGCTCGCATTCCGCGAAAATTGGAAAGCCCGCGCGGAGCAACTCGCCACCGCGCTCGGTGTTCCGTTCAATCTGATGCCGGCAAGCGACCCATTCTTCGGCCGCGCCGGCAAGCTCATGGCCGTGAACCAGGTTGAGCAAGCACTCAAGTTCGAACTGCTCATCCCGGTGAACTCCGAAGAGGCGCCGACGGCGTGCATGAGCTTCAACTACCACCAGGATCATTTCGGCACCACGTGGGGCCTTCGCACCGATGACGGAGCGGTCGCGCACACCGCCTGCGCCGCGTTTGGCCTCGATCGCTTGACCATCGCGCTCTTCGCGACGCATGGTCTCGACGTCGACGCGTGGCCCCGGGACGTGCGCGAGGTACTCTGCATCTGATGCATCGCGAGACCATCGCGCTCCACTACGGCTACACCGCCGACGAATCCGCGCCCACGACCGCGGTCCCGATCTACCAGTCGGCTGCGTACGAATTCGAGAGCGCCGAGCATGCGGCGGCGCTCTTCAATCTCGAGGTCGATGGCTTTCGCTACTCGCGCATCAGCAATCCGACGACGAACGTGCTCGAGCGGCGCGTCGCCGCGATGGAGGGTGGCCTCGAAGCGCTCTGCGTGAGCTCCGGCCAGGCGGCGATGCATTTCGCCACGCTCAACGTGACGGCGCCCGGCACCAATATCGTGTCCGTGCCCCAGCTCTACGGAACCACGTACACGCTCTTCGCGCATCTGCTTCCGAAGATGGGTGTCACCGTGCGTTTCGCGGCCAACGACACGTCGGCCGCGATCGACGAACTCATCGACGACGACACCCGCGCCGTCTACTGCGAGAGCGTGGGCAATCCGGCGGGGAATGTTTGCGACATCGACGCACTCGCGAAGGTCGCGCATGCGCATGGCGTGCCGCTCATCGTCGACAACACCGTGCCGACGCCGATCCTGCTGCGGCCGATCGAGTTCGGTGCCGACATCGTCGTGCACTCGCTCACGAAGTTCATGGGGGGCCACGGCACGACGATGGGCGGGATCATCGTCGACAGCGGGCAATTCCCATGGGTGAAGCATGCGAGCCGCTTTCCGATGTTCACGGAGCCGGACGTGTCCTATCACGACCTCGTGTACACGGAGCAGTTCGGTGCGGTGGCATATATCGGCCGCTGCCGAAGTGTGTACCAGCGCACGCTCGGCTCCGTGCTCTCCCCGTTCAATGCATTCTTGCTGCTACAAGGGATCGAATCGGTCGCGCTACGCATGGAGCGGCACGTCGAGAATGCGCGGCGGGTGGCGGAGTTTCTTCGCGACGATGTGCGCGTCGAGTGGCTGAATTACGCCGGCTTCCCGGAGAGTCCGTACTATGCGCTCGCGCAGAGGTACCTCGGCGGCCGCGCCTCTAGCATCATGACCTTCGGCATTCGGGGCGGCCTGACGGCGGGCACACGCTTTTACAATGCGCTCGGCCTCATCAAGCGCGTTGTCAATCTCGGCGACTCGAAGTCGCTCGCCTGCCATCCGGCCTCGACGACACATCGGCAGATGACGCCCGCCGAGCAAGTCAAAGCGGGCGTCTCGCCGGAGATGATCCGGCTCAGCATCGGAATCGAGCACATCGACGACATTCTTGCGGATCTCGACCAGGCGCTCGAAGCTGCCGCCCCGATCCGACCGAGTGCGCAGCCGCCGACCACCGCGCCCAGTCGCGACTTTGTTTCGCAAGCATCCACACAATGAGCAACGCGCCCTTCGACTCGCCGGGTGAAGCGATGCAGACGCGTCGATGTGCGCGCGAGCCGATCGTGATTGGCCTCGTGAACAACATGCCCGACGCGGCGCTGCAGACGACGGAGGAGCAGTTCAGCGCCTTGCTCCGCGTCGCCGGTATCGACGACGACGTGCGACTCCGGCTGTTCTCGTTCCCCGAGCTCATTCGCGGTGAAATTGGCCGCGCGTACGTCGCTGAACACTACGAACCGATCGACGCGCTGTGGAGTGGTGAGTTCGACGGCCTGATTGTGACCGGCGCCGAGCCTCGGACAGCGAGTCTGCCTGACGAAGTCTATTGGCAGTCACTCACGCGTCTCGTCGACATCGCAAACGAGAGCCACACGCCGACGGTTTGGTCGTGCCTCGCCGCGCACGCCGCTGTGCGGTACCTCGACGGAATCGAGCGGCAACGACTTCCGAAAAAGATCTCCGGGCTCTTTCGCTGCACCAAAATTGCCGATCATCCGTTGGTCGCTGGTCTGCCGTTCAGTTGGCGGATTCCACACTCGCGGCTCAACACGCTCGATCCGGAGCAGCTTCGTGCGGCAGGATACGAGATCCTGTCGTTCTCGGATGAAGCAGGCGTCGACGCATTCATTCAGCGACGCCAGGCGTTGTTCCTGTTCTATCAAGGACATCCAGAGTACCACGCGGACACACTGCTCCGTGAGTATCGCCGCGACGTTGGGCGATTTCTCGACGGAACGATGACGAAATATCCAGAGATGCCGCGCGGTTACTTCGCGGCCGACAGGGCCCGCGAATTCGCCGGCTTTCGGGCGCGCGCGCAACGAAGTCGCACGCCCAGGCTCTTGGAGGAATTTCCGAGCATCGATGGCAGCGAAAAGACGCCGCACGTCTGGCGAGACATCGGCGTTCGGTTGTATGCCAATTGGCTCGCGGTTCTCGCCGAGCATCGGCACGCGGCGGCAGCGCACGCGCACGCTACCTCACGATAGTCGGCATGAGCGCGTCCGCCGTGAAGGACCCGATACCGCCTGTTGTGGCTCTTTTCCCGTCGTCCGACGAGCGCATGCGACTCGACGACTATCTCACGCGGGAGCTGCTGTGGGCAAACGAGCGCGTGGCGCGCGGCTCCGTGGTGCCAACCTTGGATATCGACGGGCTGCGCTCCGAGCTCGCACATTTCGATTTTCGGACACCGGTTGAGCTCGAGGAGCTGTTACCGTGGACGATTGCACAGCTCGAGAAAGGCGTCGTCCACCTGACGAATCCGCGCTACTTCGGCTTGTTCAACCCGTCGCCGAGTTTCCCGGCGCTCTGTGGTGATCGCCTAACGGGAGCGTTCAATCCGCAGCTCGCGACCGCTACGACGTCGCCGGCTGCCGTGGAGATCGAGTCACATGTGATTCGTGCGATCGCGCGACGCGCGGGACTGCCGCCGGCGTCGAGAGGTCACTTCACCTCGGGCGGATCCGAAGCGAATTACACCGCGGTCCTCTGCGCGTTGACACGTGCGAACGATCGGTTCGCTCTGGAGGGCGCGCGCTCCTTCAGCGGACAGCCGGTGTTCTACATCTCGCGCGAGAGTCACCTGGCTTGGGTCAAGATCGCGCACCAGGCAGGCATCGGCCGCCGCGGTGTTAGGCAGGTCCCGACGGACGGGCGCGGTCGCATGGATGCGAACGCGCTCGCCCGGATGTTGAACGACGATGCTGCGAGCGGCTGCGTACCTGTCCTGATCGTCGCCACCGCCGGCACGACCAACGCCGGAATGATCGATCCGATCGGCAAATGCGCGGACCTCGCGCGCGATCGCGGGCTCTGGCTGCACGTCGACGCGGCGTGGGGCGGCGCGGTACTCGCCTCCGAACGGTTGCGCGACGCGCTCTCGGGCATCGAGCGCGCGACCTCCATCACTATCGATGCGCACAAGTGGCTCGCGACGACGATGGGTTGCGGCATGTTCATCACGCGCGATCCCGAGATCTTGGCGTCGACCTTTCAGGTATCGACGGGGTTCATGCCGTCCAACACCGCCATGGTCGACCCGTACGTCACCACGGCGCAATGGTCGCGGCGATTCCTCGGCCTTCGGCTGTTCCTGTCGCTCGGCGCCGCGGGCTGGCCTGGCTACGCACAGCACGTGGAGCGGTCCGTCGACCTCATTGCGAGCCTCCGCGAGTCATTGAAGGCTCGACGGTGGCGTATCGCGAACGACTCGTCGCTCGCGGTGCTCTGCGTCGAGCCGCCGCTCGGCGCGCCCGACGCGCGCACGCTCGCGAAGCGTGTGCTGGCCTCCGGACGCGCCTGGGTGGCGGTCGCGACCTACGAGGGACGGGACGTGATCAGAATCTGCTTAACGCATGGCGAGGCAACGATAGCGGACATTCACGAGCTCGTCGCCGCGCTGACCGATGCATGTTCGGCGGTACCTAACGACGGAACCGCCACTGACGTGAACGTTGTTGCACCGCGCTTTCTCACTCCTAGCTCTCGAGGGCACGATGGCTGACAGCATCCGAACAACGATCGTTTCTCACTTCGAGCAGATCGCCACCGAGCAAAGGCACAAGCTGGCCGACCTCACGGACGATCGACCGCTCATGGAATCCGGTCTCGATTCGCTCGCCTTCGCGGTGCTCGTCGCTCGGCTCGAGGACGCACTCGGAGTCGACCCCTTTGGCGCCTCGCAAAGCGGCGAGTTTCCCGTCACGTTCGGCGACTTCGTACAGATGTACGAGAAACTGAACGAGAACGTCGCTACGTAGCACATCGTCCGATGGATACCGAGACTTTTCGTCGGCTTCTGAGTCGCTTCGCGTCCGGGATCGCCATCATTACTGCCCGCGCTGGTGAACGCGACGTCGGCATGACGGTGAGCGCTTTTTGCTCAGTGAGTCTATCGCCGCCACTCGTGCTGGTCTGCGTCGACCGCAACGCGTCCATGCATGATCTCCTGCTGCGTCATCCTCAAATGGGTATCAGCATTGTGGCGTGCGAGAACGAGCAGCATTGTCGGCGCTTTGCCGACAAGAACGAGACGCAGCGCTTCGAGGGCGTTCCTCTTAGGCGCGGCAAAAGCGCGGTCGCGCTGCTCGAGGATGCGATGGCGCACCTCGAGTGTCGGCTAGTGCATCACTGCGAGGCGGGCGACCACACGATCTTCATTGCCGAAGTTGAGGATGGTGCAATGCGAGACGGCCAGCCGCTGCTGTACTATCGAGGCCACTACGCTCAGCTCGCGACGTCGCGAGGGGAGCAGCACCGGCCAAGGCGAGGACTGCGTACGCTGTCGCCGCGTCGCTCATGAACTTGCCGACGTTACTCGCCGGGTTGCGCTCTTTGTTCAGTGATGAGGCATGCCACATTCCTGTTGCGGGATCCTGGTGCTGCGCGAGCCACGCCAGCGCCCGCGACAGGTGTGGCTCGCTCGGCGCACTTCCCGCGCGCTCCAGTGCGTAGGCGACGAGCCCTGTCGCCACTCCGTCTCCTGCCGAGTCGGAGGGCGCACTCGGCGCGGCACGCCAATGCCCGAGTGACGTCAACCGCCAGGCGCCATCGGGCTCCTGTGCCTGCCACAGCGCAGCGATAATCGAATGCTGCTCGTCCTTCGAGAGCAGGGATGGCAATTTCGCCGAGGCCCACAGCAACATCGCGCGGTTGAACAACCGTGGATCATCCCTTCGCAAGAGTCGACGCCAGACGGATTGGTCAACGTGCTCTCGAAGGTACGTCCGCAGCCGCTCCACGTTAGGCTGGATTTCACTGCTCTGGGCAAAGTTCTGCGGCTCCGTTCCGATCGCGAGGGCCGCGAGCGCAGCGCCGAAGTACACGGCGGTCTTCGACTCCCACGGTCGTAGCGCGAAATTCAACCATTGCCAGGCGCCGGCGTCTTCACCCGTCGTCTGCTGCAGGGCAAACATGTTTGCGAATGCTTCACGTGCCTCCGCGCTCACCACGCCCGAGCGCTCGTCTCGCGACGCAAGCACGAGCGCATTGAGCACGGATTCGGTGCCTCTCGACTCGATCGCTTTGATGCGACCGTTCGGCGTCGTGTCTCCGTAGTATGGCTTCATGTCACTCCACGAGCGGACGCGCGTCGTGACATCGGCAACAAGCTTTCGCTCCATCGGCGTGGGCTCATTGTCGTGCAGAATGCCGCTGAGCGCCGGCCTTGCCAGTGCGTACGGGAGCGCTGTGTGACAGGAGACGCACACCGTACCATGATCGCGAGCGGACTTCGGCCAGGTCTGCCACCAATTCACGCGCTGGTCGAGGTGTGCGGCAGCCGACTGCGGATTCCAGGTCGAAGGCGCAACGGGTAGCGCTGCCGCGCCAGGCCGCGATGCCGCCTCACCGCCAATCAGAATGGCCGAGGCCGCGGCGAGAGCAACCGCCGCGAATGCAATCGTCTTCGCTTTTCTCATGAAAGGCTCCTTCGCCTCTGGGAGTGCATTTGAAAACTTGGTAACGTGCCCTTGCGACGTCAACGATCCAACTCAGGATGGGCAGCGGCCCACGCCAGCATGTCGCGGCGCTTCCAGACAACGAGACCGATTGTGGGTTTGAAGCGGCCCTCGTCGAAGGCACGTTGTCGTTCAACACTCCGTGTGAACACGCCAGAATCAGGCGCCGCCCGACCCGTTGTCGCCATCACGGCACCATGGTCGGCGAATACTTTGTTCAACCACGCCAGATGCGGCGAGACCTCGAATGTCGCGGGTGAATGCAGCCACGCAGAGGCAATCAGACCTTTTACTTCAGGCTGCAATTCCATCGATCGCGCCATTCGGTAATACGATTTGAGCGCCTCGCCCTCGAAGAGCGCATGCACTGGATGGGTGACGGGCATGTGGACGAAAAAGGCCGGACCCAAGCCGCGCCATTGGAAAGCAACGACCGACAGCAGGCGGCCCAAAGCCGGTAGCGGACGAACTCGGTGAAACCATGAACGCGGGAAACCAGAGCGCTCCCAGTCGAACTGGCCCGCGGCAAACCGTCGCAGCGTCGCCATTTTGCAGAGCGATACAAATCGGCTGTCTGCTACGTTGAGCACCGTACGACTGTTGGCGAATCGCACCAGCCCCTCGCAGGTGATGCGCTTCACGGTGGGCGAAACGAGCGACGAACGGAGTTTGTCCCGGTAGGACAGCACCGCGTGGCCAAGAACAAATCGCTCGAAGGCGCCCGGCGCGACATCGGTTGCGGCGTGCACGACTTTCTGAATGGCCTCGAGGCGGCGCCGGGTTGGCGGCAGCTCGCTGATCGTCGCCGCTTCACGCACGCATTCGCCGACATCGATCGCCGCTGCCTCGAGAGCGCACGCGACCGCTCGCAGCTCCGGTGACGCGAGAACGCTCGACCACGTGTCCTGCACCGTCGCGAAATGGTCGACGCAGTCGGACATGGCGGCCACGTCAAACATGCAACCGTCCATAACTGCGCCGGCCCGGCAATAATGCGGCGGCGCCGCTGAGCCATCCGTCGAACTTCGCGTCCGACACGAGCTGAGTATCCACGAAGCGCGGCAAGAGCAGCCGCGAGCTTCGGGAGCTGACGAGGCCAGGATCGCAGGTGGTCGCGCTCTCCACCTGCTCGCTCTCGAGAGACGGCAGCAGCGCGCGGTCGTAGAGCCCGGATGGATAGCAGAAATGACGCGCCGGCTGATTCGTTAGGCGCTCGATTCGCACGCGGTTGTCGCGGATCTCGCGGCGGACCGACTCCGCGTCGTCAACGATCCGGTGACGATGCGTGTGTAACTGGAAGTCAACGCCCTGAGCCGCAAGCTCGGTGACTTCCTCGGTGTTCATCAGGTGCAGGATCCGCTTCGCGCGGAGCTCATCGTAGTCGACTCCGATGAGTTGCGCTAACCGGCCGGCCATCTCGTCTTTCTCGCGAGCGGTCATATGATCGCGCGCGGCCGCGTCGAGCATCGCCTGCACGACGGAATCTCGGCTGCCGGCACTTGCCAGCGGGAAAGAGCGGTCCGCACCAGTCAGAGCACGGACGTTCAGCGAACCGATATGCCGCGCCTTCCAGAGCATGTACGAGCAGGCTGGCCCGAACACCGGTCGGTTGTACTCGCAGTAATAGGTGGTGAGGTAGACAGTTGCCGGGAAGCCGTGCGCCTTCAACGCGGGAAAGACCCGGGCAGAGAAATCGAAGGAGCCGTCGTCGAAGGTCAAGGCAACACTGCGGGGAGGGAGACGAGACTGATCGAGCGCAACGAGTGCGTCGGCGAGCGGCAGCACGGTGTAGCTGCCCCGTTCGAGCGCAGCGAGCCGCGACTCGAACTTCGATGGCGACATGTAGAGCTCGGGATTCCATTGATGCTCGTCATCGAGGGATACACCGTGGTACGCGAGGATCAGGAGACGCTGCTGGCGCCAACGGCTGTCGCGGACGCGATCGAGCACGCCGGTGCGATGCACCGCACTAAGAAGGACCGATTTCGCCGCCCGGAGGACCTGACGCACTAGTGGCTTTTCCATCTCCGTCTCGCCGGACCAAGGTGCAAGCCCGGGACCGCAAGGCGTCATGTGCAAGAGCAGTGTGGCCCGATTGTCGCATCCGAGAGGGCTGCCCACGCGCTCCGCGGCGGGGCTTCGAGATCAATCCATGTCCGTCACCAACGTCGGTGATGCCTCGACTCCTCGAGCGCGTACGCAGGATAAAAAGCGCATCGTTACCCGAGCTACAGGTCCGATGCGCGCAAGCGGCCCGGGCTCGTCTCGAGCGAATCGGACTCTCTCCGGATAGTCGTCTCCCGAGTGACAAAGGGTTCGCACGGTTGTGCGATGGCGCTGGCGACGGGTTCGGACTATTGGAGCGTTTTCGCCAACGGGCTCGAGCCGCTGGAGATTTTCTTCCCGCTCTGATCGATCCGGAGCTCACGGCGCGTGAGTTCGAGCGCCGCTACCCCCACGCCGCTCTTTCCACGATCCGAGCCGCGGAGCGGATTGCCATTGGCCAGATCGACCTCGGCGATCACCTCGTTTCGATAGGTCCGCGTCCCGACTGGACGCTGGAACCGCTATCCGGTAAGCGCGCTCCGGCGGTCCACTGGAGCCGCATCGCCTTCCTCGACCCGCGCGTCGCCGGAGACTGCAAGCTGACATGGGAATTGAATCGGCATCAGTACTTCGTGACGCTCGGTCGCGCGTACCTGCTGACGCACGATGATCGTTTCGCATCGCTCATCGCCGAGCACGTCTCTTCGTGGATCGACGAGAATCCCCCGCAGGTCGGAATCAACTGGACGAGCAGTCTCGAATTGGCGTTTCGCGCCATTTCCTGGATCTGGGCGCTGTATCTGGTGCGGGACTCTCGACAGCTCGACGGCTCTCTTTTTCTTCACGTGTTGAAGTCCTTGTACCTCCACGCGCGACACATCGAGTGCAACCTCTCGACGTACTTCAGCCCCAACACCCACATCACCGGCGAGGCACTCGGGCTGCTGTACATCG
Encoded here:
- a CDS encoding homoserine O-succinyltransferase, whose protein sequence is MSNAPFDSPGEAMQTRRCAREPIVIGLVNNMPDAALQTTEEQFSALLRVAGIDDDVRLRLFSFPELIRGEIGRAYVAEHYEPIDALWSGEFDGLIVTGAEPRTASLPDEVYWQSLTRLVDIANESHTPTVWSCLAAHAAVRYLDGIERQRLPKKISGLFRCTKIADHPLVAGLPFSWRIPHSRLNTLDPEQLRAAGYEILSFSDEAGVDAFIQRRQALFLFYQGHPEYHADTLLREYRRDVGRFLDGTMTKYPEMPRGYFAADRAREFAGFRARAQRSRTPRLLEEFPSIDGSEKTPHVWRDIGVRLYANWLAVLAEHRHAAAAHAHATSR
- a CDS encoding O-acetylhomoserine aminocarboxypropyltransferase/cysteine synthase family protein, with the translated sequence MHRETIALHYGYTADESAPTTAVPIYQSAAYEFESAEHAAALFNLEVDGFRYSRISNPTTNVLERRVAAMEGGLEALCVSSGQAAMHFATLNVTAPGTNIVSVPQLYGTTYTLFAHLLPKMGVTVRFAANDTSAAIDELIDDDTRAVYCESVGNPAGNVCDIDALAKVAHAHGVPLIVDNTVPTPILLRPIEFGADIVVHSLTKFMGGHGTTMGGIIVDSGQFPWVKHASRFPMFTEPDVSYHDLVYTEQFGAVAYIGRCRSVYQRTLGSVLSPFNAFLLLQGIESVALRMERHVENARRVAEFLRDDVRVEWLNYAGFPESPYYALAQRYLGGRASSIMTFGIRGGLTAGTRFYNALGLIKRVVNLGDSKSLACHPASTTHRQMTPAEQVKAGVSPEMIRLSIGIEHIDDILADLDQALEAAAPIRPSAQPPTTAPSRDFVSQASTQ
- a CDS encoding polysaccharide deacetylase family protein → MEKPLVRQVLRAAKSVLLSAVHRTGVLDRVRDSRWRQQRLLILAYHGVSLDDEHQWNPELYMSPSKFESRLAALERGSYTVLPLADALVALDQSRLPPRSVALTFDDGSFDFSARVFPALKAHGFPATVYLTTYYCEYNRPVFGPACSYMLWKARHIGSLNVRALTGADRSFPLASAGSRDSVVQAMLDAAARDHMTAREKDEMAGRLAQLIGVDYDELRAKRILHLMNTEEVTELAAQGVDFQLHTHRHRIVDDAESVRREIRDNRVRIERLTNQPARHFCYPSGLYDRALLPSLESEQVESATTCDPGLVSSRSSRLLLPRFVDTQLVSDAKFDGWLSGAAALLPGRRSYGRLHV
- a CDS encoding amino acid--[acyl-carrier-protein] ligase, giving the protein MSTSHVSAERLEAITSTILQPTAANGVQGRTAVFEKVIGGLTGLITHHRPAGAEVLRFPPVMSRALLEKSGYLKSFPHLLGCVCSLTGTESSIRALVEGRAQGQEWVDGLAATDLVLTPAACYQVYPIIAARGDVPQSGAIVDVESYCFRREESSELGRMQAFRMREYVCIGAPETALAFRENWKARAEQLATALGVPFNLMPASDPFFGRAGKLMAVNQVEQALKFELLIPVNSEEAPTACMSFNYHQDHFGTTWGLRTDDGAVAHTACAAFGLDRLTIALFATHGLDVDAWPRDVREVLCI
- a CDS encoding pyridoxal-dependent decarboxylase, whose amino-acid sequence is MSASAVKDPIPPVVALFPSSDERMRLDDYLTRELLWANERVARGSVVPTLDIDGLRSELAHFDFRTPVELEELLPWTIAQLEKGVVHLTNPRYFGLFNPSPSFPALCGDRLTGAFNPQLATATTSPAAVEIESHVIRAIARRAGLPPASRGHFTSGGSEANYTAVLCALTRANDRFALEGARSFSGQPVFYISRESHLAWVKIAHQAGIGRRGVRQVPTDGRGRMDANALARMLNDDAASGCVPVLIVATAGTTNAGMIDPIGKCADLARDRGLWLHVDAAWGGAVLASERLRDALSGIERATSITIDAHKWLATTMGCGMFITRDPEILASTFQVSTGFMPSNTAMVDPYVTTAQWSRRFLGLRLFLSLGAAGWPGYAQHVERSVDLIASLRESLKARRWRIANDSSLAVLCVEPPLGAPDARTLAKRVLASGRAWVAVATYEGRDVIRICLTHGEATIADIHELVAALTDACSAVPNDGTATDVNVVAPRFLTPSSRGHDG
- a CDS encoding acyl carrier protein, with protein sequence MADSIRTTIVSHFEQIATEQRHKLADLTDDRPLMESGLDSLAFAVLVARLEDALGVDPFGASQSGEFPVTFGDFVQMYEKLNENVAT